In Labilithrix sp., a single genomic region encodes these proteins:
- a CDS encoding protein kinase, with translation MMALKERDGWEITTLGRGKQPDDRSGTVRALSLDPDRYAITDVLGEGGMGEVRRCRDSLLDRDVALKVVRPAAAVDDYEARFLREARVQARLAHPGVVPVYDVGRDANGRVYFTMKRVEGVTVEDVIVAKQEGHRTQYDLRRLLTAFSRACLIVDFAHARGVLHRDLKPANMMLGAYGEVYILDWGLAKVIGGDDELSASAVIDVVSPLALARERPTERGVAMGTPAYMSPEQAFAQVELDARTDVFALGAILYEILTLETLMDEEAIRALRHRRMPRIDPRPSARVRGLRDLRERVPCDSHGLEALDVVCARATALDRDERYPTARALHEAVEAYLAADEEAERRQRLAAAHVERARAFAAEVDRPAALQELGAALALQPDDEGARAHLVHLLANPPKVTPPEVKARRLQQEVARLRGMERIVALLYVLAWIVAFPIAALAGGVNDAGSALIVPAAWMLAALVTVAQRWMNLHDSAVSWSGVAGALAVAATSLVWGPAFIVPGLAIVVLFAQLLVAQKRQRAHVVFFMGAAVAVPSYLAMRGIFEVYAPVGPQAFVIHGAIGASRDVFFGGLLVAHLIQVLFGARFASRYRDILDARVLENALFSWQLANLVPRGTTKRSDDARRPSMTALEEASLSIAANDELLAPAEAPPIDADAPERHRYARIAHVGTTERTEIWRCFDRRLAREVDMHVAKTAEDDVASLAHARACGRLEHPAVAPLYDVGTNEQGRVYFTIKHVSGVTLDKAFALVTNERGLRRILGAFGQVCLALAYAHEQNVFHRALTPAHIVLGGFGEVYVGGWAGDASGAPEEAALDLRRLVLILGAILERAPIPELSVLSPKSAREIHEAIEGYLAGSRDDEIRTELAEGHFARAEEAAAIAFSGRAGFEVEAEARARALGEVGRAVRLAPGEKSAVRLLFRLLTEPPSHPPPAVVHEVERLREQRARGPARSSVIFGGIWLLLYPIIAALLGVRHLPSVIIVWSAWALAVGVLVGHLLRGPTRAPWPLISVMFAGLVTAALVGPFFFTPVIATYTTMSFVLTVPPGRRALTFVLGTLIVVVPVVLAWTGVYVPSDMVGSVLLSNGSLEASSHETTLLVLTTMHLLGILFTAEYAARFRDRLDSVETAYLLRAWQLTKLVRA, from the coding sequence GTGATGGCGTTGAAGGAGCGTGACGGCTGGGAGATCACGACGCTTGGTCGTGGCAAGCAGCCGGACGATCGCTCCGGCACTGTCCGCGCGCTGTCGCTGGATCCGGATCGCTATGCCATCACCGACGTCCTCGGCGAGGGCGGAATGGGCGAGGTAAGGCGATGTCGGGATTCTCTCCTGGATCGCGACGTAGCCCTCAAGGTCGTGCGGCCCGCTGCGGCGGTCGACGACTACGAGGCGCGCTTCCTCCGCGAGGCGCGCGTTCAAGCTCGCCTCGCTCACCCCGGCGTCGTCCCCGTCTACGACGTCGGGCGCGACGCGAACGGGCGCGTGTATTTTACAATGAAACGCGTCGAGGGGGTGACGGTCGAAGACGTCATCGTCGCGAAGCAGGAGGGGCACCGGACGCAGTACGACCTCCGCCGGCTCCTCACCGCCTTCTCGCGCGCCTGCCTCATCGTCGACTTCGCGCACGCGCGCGGGGTGCTGCATCGCGACCTGAAGCCCGCGAACATGATGCTCGGCGCCTACGGCGAGGTGTACATCCTCGACTGGGGCCTCGCGAAGGTCATCGGCGGGGACGACGAGCTCAGCGCCAGCGCCGTGATCGACGTCGTCTCGCCGCTCGCCCTCGCGCGGGAGCGTCCGACCGAGCGCGGCGTCGCGATGGGGACGCCGGCGTACATGTCCCCGGAGCAGGCGTTCGCGCAGGTCGAGCTCGACGCGCGCACGGACGTCTTCGCGCTCGGCGCGATCCTCTACGAGATCCTCACCCTCGAGACGCTGATGGACGAAGAGGCGATCCGCGCGCTGCGGCATCGCCGGATGCCGCGGATCGATCCGCGTCCGTCGGCGCGCGTGCGCGGGCTGCGCGACCTTCGGGAGCGCGTGCCGTGTGATTCACACGGCCTCGAGGCGCTCGACGTGGTGTGCGCGCGGGCGACGGCGCTCGACCGCGACGAGCGGTACCCGACCGCGCGCGCGCTCCACGAGGCGGTCGAGGCGTACCTCGCCGCGGACGAGGAGGCCGAGCGCCGGCAGCGCCTCGCCGCCGCGCACGTCGAGCGCGCGCGCGCGTTCGCGGCGGAGGTCGACCGCCCGGCCGCGCTCCAGGAGCTCGGCGCCGCGCTCGCGCTCCAGCCCGACGACGAAGGCGCGCGCGCACACCTCGTCCACCTCCTCGCCAACCCGCCGAAGGTCACGCCGCCGGAGGTCAAGGCGCGCCGGCTCCAGCAAGAGGTCGCGCGCCTCCGCGGGATGGAGCGCATCGTCGCGCTGCTCTACGTCCTCGCGTGGATCGTCGCGTTCCCGATCGCGGCGCTCGCCGGCGGCGTGAACGACGCCGGCAGCGCGCTCATCGTCCCCGCGGCGTGGATGCTCGCCGCCCTCGTCACCGTCGCGCAGCGCTGGATGAACCTGCACGACTCCGCGGTGAGCTGGTCCGGCGTCGCGGGCGCGCTCGCGGTCGCGGCGACCTCGCTCGTGTGGGGCCCGGCGTTCATCGTGCCGGGGCTCGCGATCGTCGTGCTCTTCGCGCAGCTCCTCGTCGCGCAGAAGCGGCAGCGCGCGCACGTCGTGTTCTTCATGGGGGCCGCGGTCGCGGTCCCGTCCTACCTCGCGATGCGCGGGATCTTCGAGGTCTACGCGCCGGTCGGGCCGCAGGCGTTCGTGATCCACGGCGCGATCGGCGCGTCGCGCGACGTGTTCTTCGGCGGCCTCCTCGTCGCGCACCTCATCCAGGTCCTCTTCGGCGCCCGCTTCGCGTCGCGTTACCGTGACATCCTCGACGCCCGCGTCCTCGAGAACGCGCTCTTCTCGTGGCAGCTCGCGAACCTCGTCCCGCGCGGGACGACGAAGCGCAGCGACGACGCGCGGCGGCCGTCGATGACCGCGCTCGAGGAGGCTTCGCTCTCGATCGCGGCGAACGACGAGCTCCTCGCGCCCGCGGAGGCGCCGCCCATCGACGCCGACGCGCCGGAGCGGCATCGCTACGCCCGCATCGCCCACGTCGGGACGACCGAGCGCACCGAGATCTGGCGCTGCTTCGATCGCCGGCTCGCGCGCGAGGTCGACATGCACGTCGCGAAGACGGCGGAGGACGACGTCGCGTCCCTCGCGCACGCGCGCGCGTGCGGCCGCCTCGAGCACCCCGCCGTCGCGCCGCTCTACGACGTCGGCACCAACGAGCAAGGCCGCGTCTACTTCACGATCAAGCACGTCTCCGGCGTCACGCTCGACAAGGCGTTCGCGCTCGTCACGAACGAGCGCGGGCTCCGCCGCATCCTCGGCGCGTTCGGGCAGGTCTGTCTCGCGCTCGCGTACGCGCATGAACAGAACGTCTTCCATCGCGCGCTCACGCCGGCGCATATCGTCCTCGGCGGCTTCGGCGAGGTGTACGTCGGCGGCTGGGCGGGCGACGCGTCCGGCGCGCCGGAGGAGGCCGCGCTCGATCTGCGCCGCCTCGTCCTCATCCTCGGCGCGATCCTCGAGCGCGCGCCGATCCCCGAGCTCTCGGTGCTGTCGCCGAAGAGCGCGCGCGAGATCCACGAGGCGATCGAGGGCTACCTCGCCGGCTCGCGCGACGACGAGATCCGCACCGAGCTCGCGGAGGGACACTTCGCGCGCGCAGAGGAGGCCGCCGCGATCGCGTTCTCGGGGCGCGCCGGCTTCGAGGTCGAGGCGGAGGCCCGCGCCCGCGCGCTCGGCGAGGTGGGGCGCGCGGTGCGCCTCGCGCCGGGCGAGAAGAGCGCGGTGCGCCTCCTCTTCCGCTTGCTCACGGAGCCGCCGTCGCATCCGCCGCCCGCGGTCGTGCACGAGGTCGAGCGTCTCCGCGAGCAGCGCGCGCGCGGACCGGCGCGCTCGTCCGTGATCTTCGGCGGCATCTGGCTCCTCCTCTATCCGATCATCGCCGCGCTCCTCGGCGTGCGGCACCTGCCCTCCGTCATCATCGTGTGGAGCGCGTGGGCGCTCGCCGTCGGCGTGCTCGTCGGGCACCTCCTCCGCGGCCCGACCCGCGCGCCGTGGCCGCTCATCAGCGTCATGTTCGCCGGCCTCGTGACCGCCGCGCTCGTCGGCCCGTTCTTCTTCACCCCCGTCATCGCGACGTACACGACGATGAGCTTCGTGCTCACGGTCCCTCCCGGCCGGCGCGCGCTCACGTTCGTCCTCGGCACGCTCATCGTCGTCGTCCCCGTCGTGCTCGCGTGGACCGGCGTCTACGTCCCGAGCGACATGGTCGGCAGCGTGCTCCTCTCGAACGGATCGCTCGAGGCGTCCTCGCACGAGACGACGCTGCTCGTGCTCACGACGATGCACCTCCTCGGCATCCTCTTCACCGCCGAGTACGCCGCCCGTTTCCGCGATCGCCTCGACTCGGTGGAGACCGCCTACCTCCTGCGCGCGTGGCAGCTGACCAAGCTCGTCCGGGCGTAG
- a CDS encoding twin-arginine translocation signal domain-containing protein, with product MNNFSRRGFLKALGVGAGAVVGTRIPGSSLLGVAHAATPEPTSVVVIFLDGGINAIFTGADAFTNTAFGVTGNNVTAMGGVVVDNALGQAIPQGAQSRVASIGVRHGITDHGNAQRSLFVNGNQSAPLMLANAIGGNAAIKAAVVGGNSLPSGQRPAPVGGVSLQPIQDMRATIDAIAGAENAPNVADRPGSLKGLEAATAMSKRVTEKSSRSLTSVNEGLASAIETVKKPVQPFNAQEFNTAYNLQGTAVNNFRAKMAAAELMVRSGTNVVIASDQGPWDSHGDTTGNNVRNQFTQRIRPGLQTFLSRMVDGPATTGRNVIVALFGDFHRSLPGSDHQANVSALVIGKTLKNVPKGKTDNRVGLAGGSPGIAALWAGLAGAAKVDQNPFGANPHGDVLA from the coding sequence ATGAACAACTTCTCCCGTCGTGGTTTTCTCAAGGCGCTCGGCGTCGGCGCCGGCGCCGTCGTCGGCACGCGCATCCCGGGCTCCTCGCTCCTCGGCGTCGCCCACGCCGCCACGCCGGAGCCGACCTCGGTCGTGGTCATCTTCCTCGACGGCGGCATCAACGCGATCTTCACCGGCGCGGACGCCTTCACGAACACCGCGTTCGGAGTGACGGGGAACAACGTCACCGCGATGGGCGGCGTCGTCGTCGACAACGCGCTCGGTCAGGCGATCCCGCAGGGAGCGCAGAGCCGCGTCGCTTCGATCGGCGTCCGGCACGGCATCACCGACCACGGCAACGCGCAGCGCAGCCTCTTCGTGAACGGCAACCAGAGCGCGCCGCTCATGCTCGCGAACGCGATCGGCGGCAACGCCGCGATCAAGGCCGCCGTCGTCGGCGGCAACTCGCTCCCGAGCGGCCAGCGCCCCGCGCCGGTCGGCGGCGTCTCGCTCCAGCCGATCCAGGACATGCGCGCCACCATCGACGCGATCGCGGGCGCAGAGAACGCGCCGAACGTCGCCGACCGTCCGGGCTCGCTCAAGGGCCTCGAGGCGGCGACGGCGATGTCGAAGCGCGTCACCGAGAAGAGCTCGCGCTCGCTCACCTCCGTCAACGAGGGGCTCGCCTCCGCGATCGAGACGGTCAAGAAGCCGGTCCAGCCGTTCAACGCGCAGGAGTTCAACACCGCGTACAACCTGCAGGGCACCGCGGTGAACAACTTCCGCGCGAAGATGGCGGCGGCGGAGCTGATGGTCCGCTCGGGCACCAACGTCGTCATCGCGTCGGACCAGGGCCCGTGGGACTCGCACGGCGACACGACCGGCAACAACGTCCGCAACCAGTTCACGCAGCGCATCCGCCCCGGCCTCCAGACGTTCCTCTCGCGCATGGTCGACGGGCCGGCGACGACGGGCCGCAACGTCATCGTCGCGCTCTTCGGCGACTTCCACCGCAGCCTCCCCGGCTCGGACCACCAGGCGAACGTCTCGGCGCTCGTCATCGGCAAGACCCTCAAGAACGTGCCGAAGGGCAAGACCGACAACCGCGTCGGCCTCGCCGGGGGCTCGCCCGGCATCGCCGCCCTCTGGGCGGGCCTCGCCGGCGCGGCGAAGGTCGACCAGAACCCGTTCGGCGCGAACCCGCACGGCGACGTCCTCGCCTGA
- a CDS encoding ATP-binding cassette domain-containing protein → MSTLAVAVKLGAIDVAFDVPPGVTVLFGPSGAGKSRTLGCIAGLLRPEAGRVALGDEVWFDGARQVVPIHARRVAYVFQSLALFPHMTGAENVAYGLPRDLTKDERRARAEEMLAKMCVPHLADRRPRTFSGGEAQRVALARAFAIRPRVVLLDEPFSALDAAMKKELLREVGAALARDTVPAVLVTHHPEDAEVLGDRVVFMEKGRVTRTAAMSDAPFKARA, encoded by the coding sequence GTGAGCACGCTCGCGGTGGCGGTGAAGCTCGGTGCGATCGACGTCGCCTTCGACGTCCCGCCCGGGGTCACGGTGCTCTTCGGCCCGTCCGGCGCCGGCAAGAGCCGCACCCTGGGTTGCATCGCGGGCCTCCTCCGCCCCGAGGCGGGTCGCGTCGCGCTCGGCGACGAGGTCTGGTTCGACGGGGCGCGCCAGGTCGTGCCAATCCACGCGCGCCGCGTCGCGTACGTGTTCCAGTCGCTCGCGCTCTTCCCGCACATGACCGGCGCGGAGAACGTGGCCTACGGGCTGCCGCGCGACCTCACGAAGGACGAGCGGCGCGCGCGGGCGGAGGAGATGCTCGCGAAGATGTGCGTGCCCCACCTCGCCGATCGGCGCCCGCGCACGTTCTCGGGCGGCGAAGCGCAGCGCGTCGCGCTCGCTCGTGCGTTCGCGATCCGCCCGCGCGTCGTCCTCCTCGACGAGCCGTTCAGCGCGCTCGACGCCGCGATGAAGAAGGAGCTCCTGCGCGAGGTCGGCGCCGCGCTCGCCCGCGACACCGTGCCGGCCGTCCTCGTCACCCACCACCCCGAGGACGCGGAGGTGCTCGGCGATCGCGTGGTGTTCATGGAGAAGGGCCGCGTCACGCGCACCGCCGCGATGAGCGACGCGCCGTTCAAGGCGCGAGCGTGA
- the modB gene encoding molybdate ABC transporter permease subunit has protein sequence MDLAPLLLSFEVAALATIIAALIGIGVGAVLANFRFVGRDVVDVFFTAPIVMPPTVLGYYVLVVLGRKSLIGHAYEAVFGSSIVFTRAGAVVAAVIGAMPLVVKSVRTALEETDSTLMLAARTLGATPLRAFFTIQLPLAYRGIVAAFMLAFARSLGDFGVTLMVAGDIPGETQTAALAIYDAIQAHREEDAALMIGLLTTIVAVLLYVVGKLTAREQRT, from the coding sequence ATGGATCTCGCGCCTCTCCTCCTCTCCTTCGAGGTCGCCGCGCTCGCGACGATCATCGCCGCGCTCATCGGGATCGGCGTCGGCGCGGTGCTCGCCAACTTCCGCTTCGTCGGGCGCGACGTCGTCGACGTGTTCTTCACCGCGCCGATCGTCATGCCGCCCACCGTCCTCGGGTATTACGTCCTCGTCGTGCTCGGCCGGAAGAGCCTCATCGGCCACGCGTACGAGGCGGTCTTCGGCTCGTCGATCGTCTTCACGCGCGCGGGCGCGGTGGTCGCCGCCGTCATCGGCGCGATGCCGCTCGTCGTGAAGAGCGTCCGCACGGCGCTCGAAGAGACGGACTCCACGCTCATGCTCGCCGCGCGCACGCTCGGCGCGACGCCGCTCCGCGCCTTCTTCACGATCCAGCTCCCCCTCGCCTACCGCGGCATCGTCGCCGCGTTCATGCTCGCGTTCGCGCGCTCGCTCGGCGACTTCGGCGTCACGCTGATGGTCGCGGGCGACATCCCGGGCGAGACCCAGACCGCGGCGCTCGCGATCTACGACGCGATCCAGGCGCATCGCGAGGAGGACGCGGCGCTCATGATCGGCCTCCTCACCACGATCGTCGCGGTGCTCCTCTACGTCGTCGGCAAGCTCACCGCGCGCGAGCAGCGGACGTGA
- the modA gene encoding molybdate ABC transporter substrate-binding protein — protein sequence MSARSSRASVALVALVLAAGGCKDKTTTGESAGGARQGDPLRVAAAADLALAFKDVGAAFEKAEGKKVDFSFGSTGLMAKQISEGAPFDVFAAANISFVDDVVKDGSCFGDTKALYARGRIVMWSKDPQALPKKIEDLTDPKYAKIAIANPEHAPYGKAAQQAMTKAGIWSTVQPRMVFGENVQQTHMFARSGNAEIAFVALSLAISSPGNWVPVDPALHEPLDQALVACKGGSAGAKRNEARSFIAFIGSPEGRQIMKKFGFLLPGEEMPAAHP from the coding sequence ATGTCGGCACGGTCATCACGCGCTAGCGTCGCGCTCGTCGCCCTCGTCCTCGCCGCCGGGGGCTGCAAGGACAAGACGACGACGGGCGAGAGCGCCGGCGGCGCGCGCCAAGGCGATCCGCTCCGCGTCGCGGCGGCGGCGGACCTCGCGCTCGCGTTCAAGGACGTCGGCGCGGCGTTCGAGAAGGCGGAGGGCAAGAAGGTCGACTTCTCCTTCGGCTCGACCGGGCTGATGGCGAAGCAGATCTCCGAGGGCGCCCCCTTCGACGTCTTCGCCGCCGCGAACATCTCCTTCGTCGACGACGTCGTCAAGGACGGCTCCTGCTTCGGCGACACGAAGGCGCTCTACGCGCGCGGCCGCATCGTCATGTGGTCGAAGGACCCGCAGGCGCTGCCGAAGAAGATCGAGGACCTCACCGATCCGAAGTACGCGAAGATCGCGATCGCCAACCCCGAGCACGCGCCGTACGGCAAGGCCGCGCAGCAGGCGATGACGAAGGCGGGGATCTGGTCGACCGTGCAGCCGCGGATGGTCTTCGGCGAGAACGTGCAGCAGACGCACATGTTCGCGCGCTCCGGCAACGCCGAGATCGCGTTCGTCGCGCTCTCCCTCGCCATCTCGTCGCCCGGCAACTGGGTCCCGGTCGATCCCGCGCTCCACGAGCCGCTCGATCAGGCCCTCGTCGCGTGCAAGGGCGGGAGCGCGGGGGCGAAGCGGAACGAGGCGCGCTCCTTCATCGCGTTCATCGGCTCGCCGGAGGGGCGGCAGATCATGAAGAAGTTCGGCTTCCTCTTGCCGGGCGAGGAGATGCCGGCGGCGCACCCGTAG